Part of the Capricornis sumatraensis isolate serow.1 chromosome 9, serow.2, whole genome shotgun sequence genome, cttccaatgcaggggatgcagacgcgatccccggtcagggaactaagatcccaatgccatggggcaactaacccCACATACTGCAACAGAAGCCCCTGTGTACGACAGTGAAGACCCACCGGAGCCCAAACTAATGAAAATAAATCCCAAATTTTACCActttcacctccctccccaccaagtTTTGGCTGCCACCATTTCTAGCCTGGGCGCTGTCCCAGCTCTCTTTGCTTCCATTCTTGACTTTATAGTCCAATCTCTTCATGAAAGCTACAGGGAACTTTTCGAAAAACGATGTGTCCCATGACATTATTCTGCTTAAAACAAACAGGTTCCCATTAAACTTGGAATCAGGGACTTTCCTAGcggtccagtgcctaagactccaccctcccaatgcagggacctgTATTCAAcacctggttgggaaactagagcccacatgctgcaactaaagattctgtgtgctgcaactaagacctggcactaAGGTCCAGAGCaactaaatacataataaaaataaatataaaaatatatataaatttggaaACAAAGCTTAACTACTCCCAGTGGCCTGCTAGGTCCTATTATTGATGTCTCCCTCCCCTACCCTTGCTCACTCCAGCTACTCTGGTTTCCTTTCTGATCCACAAACGTCTCTCACCCAGTCCCCTGTGAGTATGCTGAAGAGGGGAAAGTGGAAAGACAAGAGGCTGGAGAACCTGCAGGACATGGTAGCTAATCGTGGGTGTTCACAGGAAAGGCCTGAAGGTGCCTTTGACAGAGTTGGGGGGTGGAGCGTGGGGTAGGCCTGAGCCCTATTGCACTCACCATGGCAAAGAGGTTGTCATAGCCTTTGACCTTGGTAGGCACCTTGGAGAACTTCTGGTCAAATGCATCGGAGATGTTGTGGGCTGGGTCAGTGGAGATGATTAGAACACTCTCCCGCCCCTTGGACAGCTGGACTGCTAGGCTGCAGCTGGGCAAAAGAAAGGTCAAAAGGTTGGGGGGGGGCGTGAAGAGTCAGGCTCTGCTCCCTAGGTCTGCAAGGGGGAGATGAAGGGTCGCAGGAGCAGGGGACCTGGATCAGTAAGGGCCTTGAGAGAAGAGTATGGAGTACTGTGGGATCAGGCCTCAATCTCTGCAGTGGGACCCTCTCAGATCTCACCTACTGAACCTTCCACCTGGCTAGAGCGGTAAGATTCGGCTAAGTGTGTCAGTCTGGTGTGATGCCTGCTTCTTCGCTGGCACAGGGTGGCATCACGATCCCGCTGTCCAGTCAGCACAGCCTGACCCTGTGTCCGCTCCCTCAACGCTAAGCTAAGGGGTCCTTTGCACCTCTTGCTAAACTCGGTGGTTCGGTCCATTTGTCCAGGGTGATCTGCCCGGGGgatccctccccctcctcccagctgACTGGGATAGCCTGATCATGTGCTCTCCCTCCCGCCTTCCACCCCCACGTGGGCAGAGAACGACAAGGTCCACCAGATTAGGATAGTTCGCTCAGGTGCCCCTCCCCTTCTCTGGGCACACTCTGGTACAGTCTACCTGATGGGGACATCTAAGTGCTCTCCCGGACCCCGTGCGCTGGATTCAACGTGGTTCAGCCCTTGAGCCCCAACAGGGATGGTCCAATTCAGAGGGTGCCCGGCCGGCTTTCAGGAGGCATCTTCCACTTGCTCCAGATAACTTCTGGAGAGTACAATCCAGAAGACCCCGCCCCAGCCCTCTTGCCCGGCTGGTGCTGGAAGACCCGGTCTTTCGCCTCCCCTTCACCCTGTGGTACATCCCACCCGTTTTCCCGGCCCCCACCGCAGCCTCTTTACCTGCAGGTCGTCTTGCCAACTCCACCTTTGCCCCCAACGAAGATCCACTTAAGGCTGCGCTGCTCGATGATGTTGCTAAGCGTGGGCTCCAGCGGCTCCACATCAGGGGCATCCTCGAACTCCTCTGCCTCAACCCCCCACCCGGCCACCCCTGCCGCCATCTTGGAACCGGCTCACGTGATCAAGCGGAACGCACCATGCAAAGCACCTGCAGGGGAAATTTCCTATCATATCCCCATCAAGGCTAGAAGGTTGAACTGATTTTCTCATAGCTTAACTTCTAGGAgctaataaaagctatatgtccAATGTCTTCCCTTCCAAGCTTCATCATGTCAGCCTCTTGTCTACATTTTCTTCAAAGACTCCCCCTGTCTAATTAATGCATTGGTACATCCCAGGATACTCCCCTTTACTGATTGGCCTTTAAGTCTAGCAGCACTCCTTTCATTGGCTACATCTTTTCTTACTTTCACCAATCACTCTCACGTCCCGGTAGCACCAACCTCCCCTTAGCAACCGACCAAACACCCATTCCATGCCCTTTTCAAGAAGTTAGTTCCGAGGTCCACCCTGACCTGACTCCATAGGCTCAACTTCTTGTCGATCATTTCCCGCCCCTATTCTCCGAACTAGGTCCCAGCACCCCTCAGGTCCGTCTCTTCTGTTATTCAATTGGCTGGGAGCCATCGGGCTCCTGACGCAAACCAATCACAGACGAACCGATTAGTTTGCTGGAGACAGTTTCGGCGCTGCGAGTGGGTTAGAGAGAGAATTACTCCAGTTGGGGGCGAGGTCCGCAGATCCTTGTCCAGTGAGCCCTGAGCTCCTTTGCGGGCTTACATCCTTGTTGTAGAAGGCACCCGATTCCCCAAAGCCTGCTTCCACTTTACCCCAGGTTCGAAGGGAAACTTCAGTTCAGCCAATTCTGTTTGAAACTCTGCCCTGGGCAGGAATACATGCTTGGTCCCAGGCCCTTTTGCGGACACTACACCTTAGTTGGAGACTCCAACCTAGAAATATCCGTGGCTTCATTTCAGTACTCTAGCACATAAAGAACTTCAcaatcacttttcactttcatgcattggagaaggaaatggcaacccactccagtgttcttgcgtggagaatctcagggatgggggagcctggtgggcttccgtctatgcggtcgcacagagtcggacacaactgaagcgacttagcagcagcagcacataaagTAATACCTTGATTTGCAGATATGAACCTCTCAGCTCCTTGGAGTGAGCTGTGTCTCTATTTCCAAATGAAAGCTCCATCCCAGAGATAGGTACCTAATCCAGAGACACCCCCATTTCTGTTCTCGGGGACCAGGCTAGATATGCCCTCTAGCTAGTTTTAGTTAGGGACCCAGGTTCCGAGGTTATCAGCTGAGCACACAGCCAGGCAACGTCTCTCCCCTCACTGAGATTATCCCTGGTGTCAGAAGGAGATTCTAGCCCCGAAAAGCTAGTACACCACCGAGTCCCAAGCGGGAACCTCACTCCGAGAGCCAGCTACACACCCAGAACCAAACAATAGTCTCATTCCGGAAGAGACCATCTCTGCGTAACGCCAGCATGAGCCTAGCAGGGTTATAATGTTCCGCCGGACCCGGCGGGGCGGGCCGGGGCAGCTGCTTGAGGGCGCGCAGCGTCAGGCCTTATTCCTCATTCGCCCCGCCCCTCATGCCCCGCCCCCACTGCGGTCGTCTAAGCACCAGACGGGTCTTCCCGGCATGCATTGCCCGGGACGAGGCTTGTCGGGCGCCAAGCGCGGGGCCGGGAGCGGCCTTCCCGGAGTCCTTTGCGCGGCACCTGGTGACAAAATGGCTGCCCGAGGGAGACGGGCGGAGCCTCCTGGTCGGGAGGCGCCGGGCCCCgcgggtggcggcggcggcggcggaagCCGATGGGCTGAGTCCGGGCCCGGGACGTCGCCCGAGAGCGGGGATGATGAAGTGTCGGGCGCGGGTTCGAGCCCAGTGTCGGGCGGCGTGAACTTGTTCGCCAACGACGGCAGCTTCCTGGAGCTGTTCAAGCGGAAGATGGAGGAGGAGCAGCGGCAGCGGCAGGAGGAGCCGCCCCCGGGCCCGCAGCGACCCGATCAGCCAGCCACCGCTGCCGCCGCGGGTCCCGGGGATCCGAAGAGGAAGGGCGGTCCGGGCCCCACGCTCAGCTTCGTAAGGAgccgcgggggtgggggcgggcgccAGGGTCTTCCTTGGCCTGGGGAATCGGGACCGAGAAAGGGGATCGGGATCCAGGTCCACCCTCCGACTCCGATCAGGGGGCCGTCCGGGTCATCCGCTGAGGATTCAGAACCTGGATTCCCTACAAGAGAGGTCTGGGGGCGGAGATGGGGACCCCAGGAGTCTGCCCGCAGGAACTGGGagcttgggggcgggggggattCCATTGGAAACAGCGTTCCGAGGACCGGGAGACCAGGGTACTAGAATTCCTGTTTGAGTGGTACCCACCCGAACTTTGGATTTGGGGACCATCTCCCACTATGAGAATGGGTGTCATATTCAAGTCTGGAGTCTGAGCTGTGTGAATGAAAGACTCAGACTGCTTACTGTGTGACCTAGGAGATTTGCTTGAGTTCCATGATTTTCCTTCGTCCGGTgtccatttattgagcaccttaccttgtgctgggcactgtgctaggtgATGGATATGCTGTGCTGAACATGACAGGCATCACTGCTCTCCCGGAGCATCTGGGATGGCCTAACCTCATTTTCCCTGCTTGCAAAAATGGGCATCTTCTTATGTGATTACCACTGGGCAAGCCTTATAGGAAGGGCTAAACCAATGGTTCTCAACTGGGGACGATTTCCACCTACCCCAACTCCACACTTGACGAAGTCTGGGGACATCTGTGGTCGTCAGGACGGACATTCATGAGCAGAGGGCAGAGCTGCTGCTCAACATCCTGAAACAGAGCAactctctcctccccctctccAGCAAACATGATCCTGTTCAAAATGTCATTTGTGCCTAAGATTGAGAAACTCTAGGCTAAAAAAAGGGCACCTATATTGATTGTCAACCCTGAGCTGGCTTTGTCTCTTGTGTTGAGAGCAAGTTCCTGTGGTGTGGAGAAAAAAAGTGTTGACTTAAGAGTAATGGACTTGGGTGGGGGTGCGTcaggtttcttcatctgtcaaaaATGAGTGTGAGAATAGTCTCAGCAGCTCAGGTCACTTAACACCTGGTTGAGGGCTAGGGACAGGATGTCTGTAAAGCCTGTCACAGCCCTTGGTGCACAAGAAGCCCTCAGTTTGTGGGAGAAAATAGAGGACCGGGAAAGTTCAGGCTAAATCTTACATTTGAAGAATGGGAAGTGACCGGGCCTGGGCTGGTGTGAGAACTGGGTGGCAGCTGAGTGCCCCCCTGTGAATGAGAGTAGCAGTAGTTGTCACTGCCTTTTCCGTTTGGTCATTGGGGGGACCATTTGAGGGAGTGCCCTCAAAGAGGCCAGGCCAGATTAGGTGTCAGGGAACAGCATCAGGCGGTGGCTAAGATTGCTGCTCCCTGGACTCAACATACCTGACCCTGAATCCAGCTCCACTGTCTGCTGTCAGCATGATCCAGGGGACAGGCTTCTCCTTTTCAAAggtgtttcctcatctgtccaaTGCGGACAGTTATGACCTTCATCTTAAGGTAACTGTGAAAGTTGAAGGAGATGATACGTCCAAAGCCACTTGGCACAGGGCTTAgtatacagtaagtgctcaataaagggAGCAGTTGCTGCCTGTGTGGTCTGTACTAGGGGATAGTGAGGACAGAGCTCATCCCCCTCATGTGGGgattcttctctctccctgggaaGACAGCTGGGGGGCCCAGGACTGCTTGGGCATCATGGGCCCAGGGCAGGCGCTGAGTCGCGTGTGCTCCTCTCTGATTGCTGCGCAGGTCGGCCGGCTGGTGGAGCTGGGCGCGGCGTCGGGACGGGCCACCGGGCCGGGCTAGGAAGGTGTAGTGGGCCTCAGCACCGCCAAGGGCGGGCCCCGGCTCCTGTAACCGTTGCAGTCTTCTGTCCCTTCACCCAGGTGGGCAAGCGCAGAGGCGGGAACAAACTAGCCCTCAAGACGGGAATAGTAGCCAAGAAGCAGAAGACGGAGGATGAGGTGAGCAGACCGGTTGTGGCAGGGACTGCCtctgttgccttttccttctagcCTCAGCGCCTGGCCGAGGTGCCCCATCCCTCCCTCTTCAGTATCTGGCCCTTGGATGGATGTactgggtgggggaggagggcttTCAACCCAGCCCCTAGATAACTTGTCTCTGCTTATCTTTATCTCAGACCCAATACGCTGTGGGTGGGTCAGCTGTCTCAGGACAGTCCTGACCCTGGTTCCTGGCATCCCCTTCCCAACCCCCTGTGTATCCCTCCTCCCCCCCAACAGGTATTAACAAGTAAAGGTGATGCATGGGCCAAGTACATGGCAGAGGTGAAAAAGTACAAAGCCCACCAGTGCGGTGATGATGATAAAACGCGGCCCCTGGTGAAATGAcccccctccctgcctgcccacGGCCTGGGACTCTCTGCGATGTACATAACTATTTAATGCAGTGGCAGCGCGGCAGCCTTTCCCCCCAAGGACTTATACACAGAAGGAAACCGAGATGCTTCCCGCAGCTGCGGATGATTCTCCAGGACTCTTTTTTACCTTGAGCACTTGCCTCCTGAGACTTCGTAGAACAGTGTTTtactgtcccttctcctccctccccctggctctttctgtcttccttttctcacccccccctcccaccctttAGCCATCACTTCTGGGAAGTAAAGAACATGACTTAGTGCTGGAGTTGTGTGCTTGGTTTGCCTTTTTTGCTCTTTCCAACTTAAGCCCTTCCCTCTTGGCTGGTTGCACACCTACCAAAGGCTGGGTCTGCCCCAGTGATGTGGGGGTATCGGGGATAATGGGGGTGCAACCCCTCCTGGGGTTGAACTCTCCTCAGGATTCACGCCTGAGACATACACCCCACGCCCTGCTGCTGCTCTTGTTCAGTGTCTGCACAGTCCCATCTGGGCTGGGCCAAAGCTGTCAGTTCAGATCCGAAGACAAGGAGCACCTACCGGGTGCCTGGGTTTTTCTatgccctgtggccactgcagtaAACAAAACAGACCACGCGTGCTTCCTGCCTTTGTggaaggaaacagacacagatTAAAAGGGGAACCCATTTGGGGAGATGACTGCAAAGAAGTACAGGAGAGAGGCTGTAGGGAGACATCTGATCAGAGTCCTGAGGGAGGTGAGGAAGCCTGTCTGTGGGGTAATGAACAGCCAGTATACAGACAGGGAGGGTGCCTGGCCTTTACAGGGAGCTTTGAGGAGGCCACTCTGAAAGGAACTGGCTGAGTGAGAAGCCTGGGTGTGTTATATGCAGAGTCTCGTGTGCTAGGGTGAGAATTTGGGACTCTATTCGTAAGAAGAAACCTTTGAGGGGCTGTGGTAAGGAGCAGCATGGTATGTTTTATATCTTAACAGGATCCCTCTGGCTGAAAGGGTCTGGGCAGAACCTGGGAGATGGAGACCAGGCTGTGATCAGGCAAGAGGAGCTAATGGGGTGTTGGCAGTGGAGGAAGTAAAGAGGACCAGGATCTGGGTTCCAGTGGGGTTGGTCTGTCCTGCCAGCGACTTGTAGCCCTTCCAGGGATGGTGTGTTTTTTTATATGATCAGGAGAAAGAATGCAAAAGGGCTTGTTTGTCCCACCTTGCAGAACAGGACAACTGCTGTACTAGGGGACAGGATGTCCTGAAGGAAGCCTGGTGCCCCTAGTCCCCCACTAGTGTTCCTTGTAATTCTGTGTCTTCCTGGCCCCGTTGCTCATCCTATTTGGAGCTGAAGGCTACCTGGGTGCCTGCTCTCCGTGGAGCCAACCAAGGTGTTAAGATGACTGTGCCTCCTAACTCAAATCTATTACGGAGCAACGTCGAAGCATCCTAGCTGTGGGGCCATCTCCCAGGCCTTCCCAGGCATGAATGCTGAGCCTCTTGGCACTCATGCCCATCCTATGGCCAGGCTCCAGTCCCTCTCCTGTTAGGGGAGCATCATGATTCCAAGGACCATGGTGGTTATCACATGCCTGGGACCTGTAGAGGCAGAAGGATGAAGGCTGAGTTAGCACCTGTCcatagggcctcccaggtggcccagtggtgaagaacctgcctgccaatgtggcagacacaggagaggtgggttccatccctaggtcggaagattccttggaggagaacatggcaacccgatccagtattcttgcctgggaaatcccatggatagaagagcctggtggtctacagtccacggggtcgcaaagagacacaactgagcgcccccccaccccgcccccaacacacacacagcttcacACTGCAAGATTCAGactggggggagggggttggggaatTGCAAGTATCAACACAGTCCAAATTCCCTGTCCTAGTGGAGCTAACATTGTGGTTGTGggagaaacaagaaacaaaacacacaacACCATTATACATTCTATGCAGGGGCCGGGGGGCAGTATGAAAGAGGATCTGTGATGGGGGGAAAGATGGCAACTGTAAACTGGTCAAGAATGGTCACACCATCTGTTGCAAGTCCTGAAGGAGGTGGGACAGGCAGTGAGGATGGTCCTTGGAAGAGTGTTGCAGGCTtgaggaacagcaagtgcaaagactGAGCTGAATCATGCCCAGCTTGAAGAGTGAGCAAATACACTTTGAAACAGGTGACATGCCTCCTTACTTCCTGCTGACACACAGTAAGGCTTGTCTGGTTTATTTCCCACATGAGGCGAAAGGTCTCCCTCCTTTCATGATGCTGAGCTGGCCCAGGTGTGATGTTAGCCTTGGAGATGTAGTATGGGGGAGGGGATATAGGAAGCCCATGGAGCCATCTCTACCTCCTCCTCCCTCAAAGCCACAACAGCCGCTggatctttaaaaagaaacaagtgggAGAAGTAGGTCGCCCCTGCAGCAGCTCCCTCTATTCTGGAGTGTCAGCACTTCCTTTCACTGAGCTCACCTGCCCTGACCTGGGAAAAGTGAAGAGGGCAGAGAATCAAATTCAGGTTTTGGTGAGTCACACAGTCCCAGTTTCAAACTTTTCTGGTGTctgttagctgtgtgatcttgggtaagtTATTTAGCCTTTCTGTGGTTCAGgttattcatctataaaataaggataacaTACTGAAACATCTAGAGTGAAGTTCTAAAAGTAAGAACAATCAATGCTCATATAGTCAACATTAACCTTGACATTCAAAGGGGCTGTTGTTTCTCAAGGTGGAGCAGTTGCTTTGTGTCTGGCGACCTTGTTTGAGAAATATCTTGAAATGTGGGTGCAGTGTGATGTGCTCAGGCAGGGAGGCTGTTGTTAACTGAGATGTGTTTGCCTCTTATCTCAGAGTCCTGTTTGGGCTCCAGTTTTTTGAGTTTCTTTTGCACTGAGCTCTTCTAGTTGAAGTTTGCTGTGTACAGGGCTGTCGTGAGAATACCATTTATACATTGAAAGGCAGTAGGTGCATAAGAAGTcagggggctttttttttttttttcctttccgaTTTTTCGATTCAGTACTGAAACCCACCATCTGGGGAAGAGAAAAAGACCCGTGACCATATGAGGGCCGATATACTGTGGATCATACTGGCAGCAGCGCTCACATTCTTCTTCCAGGACTCCTCCCCAGAAAGCCTGCGCAGAGCCGCTGGAAACTTGACGTATCAAAAGTAGGGGGAGGGGCATTttcttggaggtccagtggttaacactccgcacttccactgcagggggcataggatgaatccctggtcagagaactaagactcCCCGATGCCACACTCTgcgggcaaaaaaaaaaaaaaggaaagaaagtaaaaaggggGCGGTGAGCATTAACAAATTCTCTCCTGCATCTCCAACTCGTTTCCTACCCGACTCTTTCTGAGGCAACCCCTAACCCTGAACAGAAAACTGATTTGCACCCTCTCCCTCAACCTCGTTCGTCCTGCTCAACACACAAATCCAGAAAGTCTCTAGACCCCTCAGGTTTGAGTCGCAGCCAGAGTTCGTAAGCTCGGCGACGCCTGCGCAAGGCAGGATGGGATTCGTAGTTCTAGGCCCTCAGGTCGCACGAGGGAAGACCATTGCGCATGTGTTGGCGGCTTTCGGCGCGTGTCTCTCAAACCCGGTTCCCGTTCAGAGGAGCCGGCTGAGGTGGGACTCATCTGCTTCTTTAGGATCCTGACTCTTGGAGTGGAGTGTGGCTTCAACTGACTCGTCCCAAATCCTGGCGGCCTCGGTTTTCGTCAAGAGAGGCCTTAGGtatctatttttcatgaatgaACGGAGCCAGGACTGACTTTGCCAAGGGCAAGtggactgagaaatctgtctCCTTCCAGTCTGGGGCTAGAGTTAACCTGTGCCTCCCCGCAGGCCAAAAAGGCCTTTAAGGCAGGACTGGGATGTCCTTTGGGATTAGAGCCCTAGTTGACTCTGTAAATATTGATTTAGGGAGGGTCCAAATGCAGTAAAAGGACCACCTGGGACCTCGGGGAGTAAAAACCACGTTTTTGAGGAACAATTTACTGCAGGTTTTGTAATGCTTAACTTGGATTATCTCTAACCCAGCAAACTAGTCTTGTATCTGTTCGACAAATGGAGAAACTAAAGTTGGAGTGGCAGAAAGTCGCCCACCTTTTTCGTCAGCAGGGTGGAGacgtggatgggggtggggtgggagaggagagaaCCGGGACTCTCCTGCTCCTGGAAGAGAGGTGCCCTACTTTGTCCTCAGATGGTGGCAAGAATCAcggaatgtctttttttttttttttccatcttcctgTCCTTAAATTTCCTGAATTGTTTCACCTCATTCTGATTCAGGTAGAGAAAGGAGTTAGGTCTTTTGCTCTAGTCTTTATTATTTCACTTCGTTTAAAATTTTATGTCCTCGTAGGGTACCTTATATATTTGTCAAACAGCAATGTAAATAACCCAAAATATGGCAGAGGCTTCTTTAGGAACCCAGCCAGTCTCAGGCACTCCCTTTGTTTGGCTTTCCCTCCTTTGTCTATGGGGTATAAAGTCCACCCTAGGCTCTGTCCCCTCAACTCTTTGGTCGCACAGTACTTCTGCTAAGTACTCTCAAAATGGGGGAGGAAGGCACAGTTCAGTtattgggggtgggtgggtgacaAA contains:
- the TRIR gene encoding telomerase RNA component interacting RNase isoform X2; its protein translation is MAARGRRAEPPGREAPGPAGGGGGGGSRWAESGPGTSPESGDDEVSGAGSSPVSGGVNLFANDGSFLELFKRKMEEEQRQRQEEPPPGPQRPDQPATAAAAGPGDPKRKGGPGPTLSFVLTSKGDAWAKYMAEVKKYKAHQCGDDDKTRPLVK
- the TRIR gene encoding telomerase RNA component interacting RNase isoform X1, which translates into the protein MAARGRRAEPPGREAPGPAGGGGGGGSRWAESGPGTSPESGDDEVSGAGSSPVSGGVNLFANDGSFLELFKRKMEEEQRQRQEEPPPGPQRPDQPATAAAAGPGDPKRKGGPGPTLSFVGKRRGGNKLALKTGIVAKKQKTEDEVLTSKGDAWAKYMAEVKKYKAHQCGDDDKTRPLVK